From the genome of Amia ocellicauda isolate fAmiCal2 chromosome 14, fAmiCal2.hap1, whole genome shotgun sequence, one region includes:
- the LOC136768472 gene encoding zinc finger protein ZFP2-like, giving the protein MYRNYESLKKHQCILTRKRVHSCTQCGKSFSQAAKLTIHQCIHTEEKPHSCTQCDKCFTQVAHLKYHQHIHTGEKPYSCTQCGKNFRNARTLKYHQRIHTGEKPYSCTQCGKCFSKSTHLKSHQRIHTGEKPYNCSQCGKNFHCAAKLTIHQCIHTGEKPYSCTQCDKCFTQVAHLKYHQHIHTGEKPYNCSQCGKNFRNARTLKYHQRIHTGEKPYSCTQCGKCFTNASCLKSHQCSVRYTYKIQLKK; this is encoded by the coding sequence ATGTATAGGAATTATGAAAGCTTAAAAAAACACCAGTGCATTCTTACAAGGAAAAGAGTGCACagctgcacccagtgtgggaagagcttcagtcAGGCAGCAAAATTGACAATTCACCAGTGCATTCACACAGAAGAGAAACCGCACAGCTGCACCCAGTGTGATAAGTGCTTCACTCAGGTAGCACACCTTAAATATCACCAGCACATCCACACCGGAGAGAAACCGTACagctgcacccagtgtgggaagaactTCCGTAATGCAAGAACCCTTAAAtatcaccagcgcattcacacaggagagaaaccgtacAGCTGCACCCAGTGCGGGAAGTGCTTTTCTAAGTCAACACACCTTAAATCTCACCAGCGCATCCACACGGGGGAGAAACCGTACAACTgttcccagtgtgggaagaactTCCATTGTGCAGCAAAACTGACAATTCACCagtgcattcacacaggagagaaaccgtacAGCTGCACCCAGTGCGATAAGTGCTTCACTCAGGTAGCACACCTTAAATATCACCAGCACATCCACACCGGAGAGAAACCGTACAACTgttcccagtgtgggaagaactTCCGTAATGCAAGAACCCTTAAAtatcaccagcgcattcacacaggagagaaaccgtacagctgcacccagtgtgggaagtgtTTCACTAATGCATCATGCCTTAAATCTCaccagtgtagcgtaaggtacacttataaaattcaattaaagaagtga